Part of the Thauera sedimentorum genome, AACGGCGCGATGGAATACACCATCGTCGTGGCCGCCACCGCTTCCGAGTCCGCCGCCATGCAGTACCTGGCCGCCTACGCTGGCTGCACCATGGGCGAGTACTTCCGCGACCGCGGCATGGACGCGCTGATCGTCTATGACGATCTGACCAAGCAGGCCTGGGCCTACCGTCAGGTGTCCCTGCTGCTGCGCCGTCCGCCGGGCCGTGAAGCCTACCCGGGTGACGTGTTCTATCTGCACTCCCGCCTGCTCGAGCGCGCCGCCCGCGTGAACGCCGAGTATGTCGAGAAGTTCACCAACGGCGAAGTCAAGGGCAAGACCGGCTCGCTCACCGCCCTGCCGGTCATCGAGACCCAGGCCGGCGACGTGTCCGCCTTCGTGCCGACCAACGTGATTTCGATTACCGACGGTCAGATCTTCCTGGAAACCGACCTGTTCAACGCCGGTATCCGCCCCGCGATCAACGCCGGTATCTCGGTGTCCCGCGTCGGTGGCGCCGCGCAGACCAAGGTCGTCAAGAAGCTCTCCGGCGGTATCCGTACCGACCTGGCGCAGTACCGCGAACTGGCGGCCTTCGCCCAGTTCGCCTCCGACCTCGACGACGCGACCCGCAAGCAGCTCGAGCGTGGCCGCCGCGTGACCGAGCTGATGAAGCAGGCCCAGTACGCGCCGATGTCCATCGCCGAGATGGCTATCGTGCTGTACGCGGTCAACAACGGTCATTTCGACGATGTCGACGTCTCCCGCGTGCTGGCCTTCGAAGCTGCGCTGCTGCAGCACGTCAAGTCCAAGAACGCCGATCTGGTCTCTTCGATCCTCAGCAAGAAGGAGCTCGACGCCGACGGCGAGAAGGCTCTGGCTGCCGCGATCGCCGAGTTCAAGAAGAGCTGGGCCTAAGGCCCAGGACGGAGACGGAATATGGCTAGCGGTAAGGAAATCCGTACCAAGATCAAGAGCGTGCAAAACACGCGCAAGATCACCAAGGCCATGGAAATGGTGGCCGCATCCAAGATGCGCAAGGCGCAGGACAGGATGCGGTCCGCTCGTCCCTATGCCGAAAAGATCCGCCGACTCGCCGCGAACCTGTCCCAAGCCAATGTGACCGACTACAAGCACCCCTTCCTGGTCCGCAAGGACCAGGTCAAGCGGGTGGGCCTGATCCTCGTCACCACCGACAAGGGTCTGTGCGGCGGCCTCAACACCAATATCCAGCGCGTGGCGATCAACGCCATGAAGGAATGGGAGGCCAATGGCGCCACCGAAGTCCGGGCCTGCTGCATCGGCAACAAGGGTTTCGGCTTCATGCAGCGCGTAGGGGCGAAGGTCGTCTCGCACGTGGTGCACCTGGGCGACACCCCGCACCTGGAAAAGCTGATCGGACCGGTCAAGGTCATGCTCGACGCTTTCCAGAACGACGAGGTCGATGCGGTCTATATCGCCTACACTCGCTTCATCAACACGATGAAGCAGGAGCCGGTGCTGGAGCAACTGCTGCCGCTGACCGGCGACAAGCTCGGTACGCCGGAAGGTTCGTGGGATTACCTCTACGAGCCGGATCCGCAGGTGGTCATCGACGAAATGCTGGTGCGTTACGTCGAGGCGCTGGTGTACCAGGCGGTGGCTGAGAACATGGCTTCGGAACAGAGTGCGCGCATGGTGGCAATGAAAGCCGCGTCCGACAACGCCAAGAACGTCATTGGTGAGCTGCAGCTGGTCTACAACAAGACCCGCCAGGCCGCGATCACCAAGGAGCTGTCGGAAATCGTGGGCGGCGCCGCCGCGGTGTAACGGATTATTGATTTAAGGAAACGACGATGAGTCAAGGAACGATCGTTCAGTGCATCGGCGCCGTGGTGGATATCCAGTTCCCCCGCGAAGCCATGCCCAAGGTGTATGACGCCCTGAAGCTCGAGGACAGCGCCGACTCCTTCGCCGAAGCTGGTCTGACCTTCGAGGTTCAGCAACAGCTCGGCGATGGCGTGGTGCGTACCATCGCGCTGGGTTCTTCCGACGGCCTGCGCCGCGGCATGAAAGTGTCCGGTACCGGCAAGCCGATTTCGGTGCCGGTCGGCCACGGCACGCTTGGCCGCATCATGGACGTGCTGGGTCGCCCGATCGACGAAGCCGGTCCGATCGAGACCGACGAACTGCGCGCCATCCACCAGAAGGCGCCCAAGTTCGACGAACTGTCTCCCTCGGTGGAGCTGCTCGAGACCGGCATCAAGGTTATCGACCTGATCTGCCCGTTCGCCAAGGGTGGCAAGGTCGGCCTGTTCGGCGGCGCCGGCGTGGGCAAGACCGTGAACATGATGGAGCTGATCAACAACATCGCCAAGCAGCACTCGGGCCTGTCGGTGTTTGCTGGCGTGGGCGAGCGTACCCGTGAGGGCAACGACTTCTACCACGAGATGAAGGACTCCAACGTTCTCGACAAGGTCGCGATGGTGTTCGGTCAGATGAACGAACCCCCGGGCAACCGTCTGCGCGTGGCGCTGACCGGCCTGACCATGGCCGAGCGCTTCCGCGACGAAGGCCGCGACATCCTGTTCTTCGTCGATAACATCTACCGCTACACCCTGGCCGGTACCGAAGTGTCCGCGCTGCTGGGTCGTATGCCGTCCGCGGTGGGTTACCAGCCGACGCTGGCCGAGGAAATGGGCCGTCTGCAGGAGCGCATCACCTCCACCAAGGTGGGCTCGATCACCTCCATCCAGGCCGTGTATGTGCCTGCGGATGACTTGACCGACCCGTCCCCGGCGACCACCTTCCTGCACCTCGACTCCACCGTCGTGCTGTCGCGTGACATCGCCGCCCTGGGTATCTACCCGGCGGTCGATCCGCTCGACTCCACCAGCCGTCAGCTCGATCCGCTGATCGTCGGTGAGGAGCACTACAACACCGCGCGTGCCGTGCAGCAGACCCTGCAGAAGTACAAGGAACTGCGTGACATCATCGCAATTCTGGGTATGGACGAACTGTCGCCGGACGACAAGCTCGCCGTGGCTCGTGCGCGTAAGATCCAGCGCTTCCTGTCGCAGCCCTTCCACGTCGCGGAAGTGTTCACCGGCTCGCCGGGCAAGTACGTTTCGCTGAAGGACACCATTGCCGGCTTCAAGGCGATCGTCAGCGGCGAACTGGACCACCTGCCGGAGCAGGCTTTCTACATGGTCGGCAACATCGACGAGGCCATCGAGAAGGCGAAGAAGCTCCAGTAATCCGCCCGCCCGCGCGGCGTT contains:
- the atpA gene encoding F0F1 ATP synthase subunit alpha, encoding MQLNPSEISDLIKSRIQNLQLAATSRNEGTVVSVTDGICRIHGLTDVMQGEMLEFPGNTFGMALNLERDSVGAVVLGEYEHITEGDTVKATGRILEVPVGPELIGRVVNALGQPIDGKGPINAKLTDKIEKVAPGVIARQSVSQPVQTGLKSVDSMVPIGRGQRELIIGDRQTGKTAVAVDAIINQKGQDMYCVYVAIGQKASTVANVVRKLEENGAMEYTIVVAATASESAAMQYLAAYAGCTMGEYFRDRGMDALIVYDDLTKQAWAYRQVSLLLRRPPGREAYPGDVFYLHSRLLERAARVNAEYVEKFTNGEVKGKTGSLTALPVIETQAGDVSAFVPTNVISITDGQIFLETDLFNAGIRPAINAGISVSRVGGAAQTKVVKKLSGGIRTDLAQYRELAAFAQFASDLDDATRKQLERGRRVTELMKQAQYAPMSIAEMAIVLYAVNNGHFDDVDVSRVLAFEAALLQHVKSKNADLVSSILSKKELDADGEKALAAAIAEFKKSWA
- the atpG gene encoding F0F1 ATP synthase subunit gamma encodes the protein MASGKEIRTKIKSVQNTRKITKAMEMVAASKMRKAQDRMRSARPYAEKIRRLAANLSQANVTDYKHPFLVRKDQVKRVGLILVTTDKGLCGGLNTNIQRVAINAMKEWEANGATEVRACCIGNKGFGFMQRVGAKVVSHVVHLGDTPHLEKLIGPVKVMLDAFQNDEVDAVYIAYTRFINTMKQEPVLEQLLPLTGDKLGTPEGSWDYLYEPDPQVVIDEMLVRYVEALVYQAVAENMASEQSARMVAMKAASDNAKNVIGELQLVYNKTRQAAITKELSEIVGGAAAV
- the atpD gene encoding F0F1 ATP synthase subunit beta translates to MSQGTIVQCIGAVVDIQFPREAMPKVYDALKLEDSADSFAEAGLTFEVQQQLGDGVVRTIALGSSDGLRRGMKVSGTGKPISVPVGHGTLGRIMDVLGRPIDEAGPIETDELRAIHQKAPKFDELSPSVELLETGIKVIDLICPFAKGGKVGLFGGAGVGKTVNMMELINNIAKQHSGLSVFAGVGERTREGNDFYHEMKDSNVLDKVAMVFGQMNEPPGNRLRVALTGLTMAERFRDEGRDILFFVDNIYRYTLAGTEVSALLGRMPSAVGYQPTLAEEMGRLQERITSTKVGSITSIQAVYVPADDLTDPSPATTFLHLDSTVVLSRDIAALGIYPAVDPLDSTSRQLDPLIVGEEHYNTARAVQQTLQKYKELRDIIAILGMDELSPDDKLAVARARKIQRFLSQPFHVAEVFTGSPGKYVSLKDTIAGFKAIVSGELDHLPEQAFYMVGNIDEAIEKAKKLQ